The proteins below come from a single Lonchura striata isolate bLonStr1 chromosome 10, bLonStr1.mat, whole genome shotgun sequence genomic window:
- the SKIL gene encoding ski-like protein: MESPQINFPLGLVSDQKRSRIQEDGSPPLKKAMTEMHVNNKVQVVINKLPTIKKENLDDYDEAPVEADAETAKPNSASLSEPLSLNPGLKHTLAQFHLSSQSSLGGPAAFSARYSQESMSPTVFLPLPSPQVLSGPLLIPPDSSTELTQTLLEGESISCFKVGGEKRLCLPQVLNSVLRDFSLQQINTVCDELYIYCSRCTSDQLHILKVLGILPFNAPSCGLITLTDAQRLCNALLRPRTFPQSGGFLPGKNTLAQLKETGSAFEVEHECLGKCQGLFAPQFYLAPDDPCIQCLECYGMFSPQTFVMHSHRSPDKRTCHWGFESAKWHCYLHINQKYLGTSEERELKHLLEEMKEKFSEKNQKRTRSKAESQQNLELSQWYPVIKQEAETDPQPPSFFHPSYYLYMCDKVVAPNVSLASQYKDVAKTAVKASEVNKSSPGQSEKKLSSGKHKKSASYPELSLEEQEKMDLKTGVEQPNKRLDPPVSTRSARGAKSERVSSKIPRDSGRGEGRADARTLSPTLMKDISCEDDKGRIMEEVMKTYIKQQEKLNTILRRKQQLQMEVEMLSNSKAMKELTEEQQNLQKELECLQAEHAQRMEEFYFEQRDLEKKLDQVMKQKCSCDSNLEKDKEAEYAAQLAELRQRLDHAEADRQELQDELRQEREAREKLEMMIKELKLQILKSSKNGKGK; the protein is encoded by the exons AAATAAATTGCCAAcaataaagaaggaaaacctGGATGACTATGATGAAGCTCCGGTGGAGGCTGATGCGGAAACCGCCAAGCCAAACAGTGCTTCACTATCTGAGCCTTTGAGTTTAAATCCAGGTTTGAAACACACGTTGGCACAGTTCCACCTAAGCAGCCAGAGTTCACTGGGTGGACCTGCGGCTTTCTCAGCTCGGTATTCCCAGGAAAGTATGTCACCCACTGTcttcctgcctctcccatcACCACAAGTCCTCTCTGGTCCGCTGCTCatccctccagacagctccacGGAGCTCACGCAGACCCTGCTGGAGGGGGAATCCATCTCTTGTTTTAAAGTCGGAGGAGAAAAAAGACTTTGCCTGCCTCAAGTATTGAATTCGGTTCTCCGAGACTTTTCCTTGCAGCAGATCAACACGGTGTGTGATGAGCTCTATATCTACTGCTCAAGGTGCACTTCAGACCAGCTGCACATTCTGAAGGTTTTGGGAATTCTTCCGTTCAATGCTCCGTCCTGTGGGCTCATTACGCTGACGGACGCTCAGAGACTATGCAATGCTTTACTGCGCCCTCGCACTTTCCCCCAAAGTGGCGGTTTCCTCCCTGGTAAgaacaccttggcccagctgaaAGAGACTGGCAGTGCCTTCGAAGTAGAGCATGAATGCCTGGGCAAGTGCCAGGGGTTGTTTGCACCTCAGTTCTACCTTGCCCCGGATGACCCGTGTATCCAGTGCTTGGAATGCTACGGGATGTTCTCACCCCAGACCTTCGTGATGCATTCACACAGATCCCCAGACAAGAGGACCTGCCACTGGGGGTTTGAGTCGGCCAAGTGGCACTGCTACCTGCACATTAACCAAAAATACCTGGGCACAtcagaagagagagagctgaAGCATCTCTTGGAGGAAATGAAGGAGAAATTCAGcgagaaaaatcagaaaagaacTCGGTCCAAA GCAGAGTCACAGCAGAACCTGGAATTATCACAGTGGTATCCAGTTATAAAGCAAGAAGCAGAAACTGATCCTCAACCACCTTCCTTTTTCCACCCCAG TTACTACCTTTACATGTGTGATAAAGTGGTTGCCCCGAATGTGTCTCTTGCATCTCAATATAAAGATGTTGCAAAAACAGCGGTAAAAGCTTCAGAAGTTAATAAATCCTCACCTGGGCAGTCAGAGAAGAAGCTCAGTAGTGGAAAGCACAAAAAATCTGCCTCCTATCCAGAGCTTTCTCttgaagaacaggaaaaaatggaCTTGAAAACTGGGGTGGAGCAGCCAAATAAACGTTTAG ATCCTCCTGTGTCAACTCGTTCTGCGAGAGGTGCAAAGTCTGAGCGCGTTTCttccaaaatccccagagaCTCTGGCCGTGGGGAGGGACGTGCTGATGCACGAACCTTGTCCCCCACGCTCATGAAGGACATCAGCTGTGAGGATGACAAGGGAAGGATCATGGAAGAAGTCATGAAAACCTACatcaagcagcaggagaagctgaACACGATTTTGcggaggaagcagcagctccaaatG GAAGTGGAAATGTTAAGCAACTCTAAAGCTATGAAGGAACTGACTGAAGAGCAGCAGAATTTACAAAAAGAACTCGAGTGTTTGCAAGCAGAGCATGCACAAAGAAtggaagaattttattttgagcAGAGAGACTTGGAGAAGAAACTGGACCAAGTGATGAAGCAAAAATGTAGCTGTGACTCCAATTTGGAAAAAGATAAAGAAGCTGAATATGCAGCACAG CTGGCAGAGTTGAGGCAGAGGTTGGATCATGCAGAGGCAGATAGACAAGAGCTCCAGGATGAACTGAGACAGGAACGAGAGGCCCGGGAAAAGCTGGAGATGATGATAAAGGAATTGAAGCTACAGATCCTGAAATCTtcaaaaaatgggaaaggaaaatag